In Zingiber officinale cultivar Zhangliang chromosome 3B, Zo_v1.1, whole genome shotgun sequence, a single window of DNA contains:
- the LOC121967687 gene encoding WRKY transcription factor 44-like isoform X4, translating to MFDLQVDVEMQDAKSSQISKPVASRPSRGFRSVPELPTSSSASLAEKPIASKPKATRFRAASSDSAAIAFSLMDDDTSATEMTRTNILVKPTAKSVSRATASLLSSLGNTDSTQQPPVANDQFVEQELKQTLEASNSMRQSQELDARIQQPAGQDRQSYDGYNWRKYGQKQVKGSEYPRSYYKCTYPTCQVKKKVERSFDGQIAEIVYKGEHNHPKPQPQPPRRVAPGLQEQAFAAVAADENSRETGNLSWSSSLLEVNPKELSMAPNFCAQVCTIPTSTGAMDNCMLRDCKRRKNEEPISGTNRVGETFTEPQSLIQTSAESNISGDGYHWRKYGQKVVKGNSYPRSYYKCTAPKCNVRKYTERASDNSNYIVTTYEGKHDHEMPMKRTNSVVTNTETPPS from the exons ATGTTT GATTTGCAGGTTGATGTAGAAATGCAAGATGCGAAGAGTAGTCAGATCTCGAAACCAGTGGCGTCGAGGCCTTCTCGCGGCTTTAGGTCCGTCCCTGAGCTCCCGACGAGTTCTTCTGCGTCCCTTGCTGAAAAACCAATCGCCAGTAAACCAAAAGCTACCAGATTTAGAGCTGCATCCAGTGACTCGGCAGCCATAGCCTTCTCGCTGATG GATGATGATACGTCGGCAACGGAGATGACGAGAACAAATATCCTGGTCAAGCCCACGGCAAAATCGGTTTCCCGTGCCACTGCTTCTCTCTTGTCGAGCCTG GGAAACACTGATTCCACTCAGCAGCCACCAGTTGCGAACGACCAATTTGTGGAGCAAGAATTGAAGCAGACGTTAGAGGCCTCAAACTCGATGCGACAGAGCCAAGAACTCGACGCGAGAATTCAACAGCCGGCAGGGCAAGATCGGCAATCGTACGATGGCTATAACTGGAGAAAGTATGGGCAAAAGCAGGTGAAAGGCAGCGAGTATCCGCGAAGCTACTACAAGTGCACATATCCCACATGCCAAGTCAAAAAGAAAGTCGAGAGGTCGTTTGACGGGCAGATCGCCGAGATTGTGTACAAGGGCGAGCACAACCACCCGAAGCCTCAGCCTCAGCCTCCAAGGCGAGTCGCGCCGGGTTTACAAGAGCAGGCTTTTGCCGCCGTCGCCGCCGACGAGAACAGTAGAGAGACGGGCAATCTGTCATGGAGCAGCTCCCTgttggaggtcaaccccaaggaATTGTCCATGGCACCGAACTTCTGTGCGCAG GTCTGCACAATTCCAACCAGTACGGGAGCAATGGAtaattgcatgctgcgtgattgcAAGAGAAG GAAGAATGAAGAACCAATTAGTGGTACAAATAGAGTTGGAGAAACTTTTACAGAGCCTCAATCGTTGATTCAAACCTCTGCAGAATCTAACATCTCCGGAGATGGCTATCACTGGAGAAAATATGGACAAAAAGTAGTGAAAGGCAATAGTTATCCGAG AAGTTATTACAAATGCACAGCCCCAAAGTGCAATGTGCGCAAGTATACCGAGAGGGCTTCGGATAATTCCAACTATATCGTGACGACATACGAGGGAAAGCATGATCACGAGATGCCAATGAAGAGGACCAATTCGGTTGTGACTAACACTGAAACACCGCCTTCTTGA
- the LOC121967687 gene encoding WRKY transcription factor 44-like isoform X2 encodes MFVDVEMQDAKSSQISKPVASRPSRGFRSVPELPTSSSASLAEKPIASKPKATRFRAASSDSAAIAFSLMDDDTSATEMTRTNILVKPTAKSVSRATASLLSSLGNTDSTQQPPVANDQFVEQELKQTLEASNSMRQSQELDARIQQPAGQDRQSYDGYNWRKYGQKQVKGSEYPRSYYKCTYPTCQVKKKVERSFDGQIAEIVYKGEHNHPKPQPQPPRRVAPGLQEQAFAAVAADENSRETGNLSWSSSLLEVNPKELSMAPNFCAQVQLPHHRLINSNYGGKTNQTDSSTIQVCTIPTSTGAMDNCMLRDCKRRKNEEPISGTNRVGETFTEPQSLIQTSAESNISGDGYHWRKYGQKVVKGNSYPRSYYKCTAPKCNVRKYTERASDNSNYIVTTYEGKHDHEMPMKRTNSVVTNTETPPS; translated from the exons ATGTTT GTTGATGTAGAAATGCAAGATGCGAAGAGTAGTCAGATCTCGAAACCAGTGGCGTCGAGGCCTTCTCGCGGCTTTAGGTCCGTCCCTGAGCTCCCGACGAGTTCTTCTGCGTCCCTTGCTGAAAAACCAATCGCCAGTAAACCAAAAGCTACCAGATTTAGAGCTGCATCCAGTGACTCGGCAGCCATAGCCTTCTCGCTGATG GATGATGATACGTCGGCAACGGAGATGACGAGAACAAATATCCTGGTCAAGCCCACGGCAAAATCGGTTTCCCGTGCCACTGCTTCTCTCTTGTCGAGCCTG GGAAACACTGATTCCACTCAGCAGCCACCAGTTGCGAACGACCAATTTGTGGAGCAAGAATTGAAGCAGACGTTAGAGGCCTCAAACTCGATGCGACAGAGCCAAGAACTCGACGCGAGAATTCAACAGCCGGCAGGGCAAGATCGGCAATCGTACGATGGCTATAACTGGAGAAAGTATGGGCAAAAGCAGGTGAAAGGCAGCGAGTATCCGCGAAGCTACTACAAGTGCACATATCCCACATGCCAAGTCAAAAAGAAAGTCGAGAGGTCGTTTGACGGGCAGATCGCCGAGATTGTGTACAAGGGCGAGCACAACCACCCGAAGCCTCAGCCTCAGCCTCCAAGGCGAGTCGCGCCGGGTTTACAAGAGCAGGCTTTTGCCGCCGTCGCCGCCGACGAGAACAGTAGAGAGACGGGCAATCTGTCATGGAGCAGCTCCCTgttggaggtcaaccccaaggaATTGTCCATGGCACCGAACTTCTGTGCGCAGGTGCAGTTGCCTCATCATCGTCTAATTAATTCCAATTACGGTGGCAAAACCAACCAGACCGATAGCTCTACCATTCAGGTCTGCACAATTCCAACCAGTACGGGAGCAATGGAtaattgcatgctgcgtgattgcAAGAGAAG GAAGAATGAAGAACCAATTAGTGGTACAAATAGAGTTGGAGAAACTTTTACAGAGCCTCAATCGTTGATTCAAACCTCTGCAGAATCTAACATCTCCGGAGATGGCTATCACTGGAGAAAATATGGACAAAAAGTAGTGAAAGGCAATAGTTATCCGAG AAGTTATTACAAATGCACAGCCCCAAAGTGCAATGTGCGCAAGTATACCGAGAGGGCTTCGGATAATTCCAACTATATCGTGACGACATACGAGGGAAAGCATGATCACGAGATGCCAATGAAGAGGACCAATTCGGTTGTGACTAACACTGAAACACCGCCTTCTTGA
- the LOC121967687 gene encoding WRKY transcription factor 44-like isoform X3, whose protein sequence is MQDAKSSQISKPVASRPSRGFRSVPELPTSSSASLAEKPIASKPKATRFRAASSDSAAIAFSLMDDDTSATEMTRTNILVKPTAKSVSRATASLLSSLGNTDSTQQPPVANDQFVEQELKQTLEASNSMRQSQELDARIQQPAGQDRQSYDGYNWRKYGQKQVKGSEYPRSYYKCTYPTCQVKKKVERSFDGQIAEIVYKGEHNHPKPQPQPPRRVAPGLQEQAFAAVAADENSRETGNLSWSSSLLEVNPKELSMAPNFCAQVQLPHHRLINSNYGGKTNQTDSSTIQVCTIPTSTGAMDNCMLRDCKRRKNEEPISGTNRVGETFTEPQSLIQTSAESNISGDGYHWRKYGQKVVKGNSYPRSYYKCTAPKCNVRKYTERASDNSNYIVTTYEGKHDHEMPMKRTNSVVTNTETPPS, encoded by the exons ATGCAAGATGCGAAGAGTAGTCAGATCTCGAAACCAGTGGCGTCGAGGCCTTCTCGCGGCTTTAGGTCCGTCCCTGAGCTCCCGACGAGTTCTTCTGCGTCCCTTGCTGAAAAACCAATCGCCAGTAAACCAAAAGCTACCAGATTTAGAGCTGCATCCAGTGACTCGGCAGCCATAGCCTTCTCGCTGATG GATGATGATACGTCGGCAACGGAGATGACGAGAACAAATATCCTGGTCAAGCCCACGGCAAAATCGGTTTCCCGTGCCACTGCTTCTCTCTTGTCGAGCCTG GGAAACACTGATTCCACTCAGCAGCCACCAGTTGCGAACGACCAATTTGTGGAGCAAGAATTGAAGCAGACGTTAGAGGCCTCAAACTCGATGCGACAGAGCCAAGAACTCGACGCGAGAATTCAACAGCCGGCAGGGCAAGATCGGCAATCGTACGATGGCTATAACTGGAGAAAGTATGGGCAAAAGCAGGTGAAAGGCAGCGAGTATCCGCGAAGCTACTACAAGTGCACATATCCCACATGCCAAGTCAAAAAGAAAGTCGAGAGGTCGTTTGACGGGCAGATCGCCGAGATTGTGTACAAGGGCGAGCACAACCACCCGAAGCCTCAGCCTCAGCCTCCAAGGCGAGTCGCGCCGGGTTTACAAGAGCAGGCTTTTGCCGCCGTCGCCGCCGACGAGAACAGTAGAGAGACGGGCAATCTGTCATGGAGCAGCTCCCTgttggaggtcaaccccaaggaATTGTCCATGGCACCGAACTTCTGTGCGCAGGTGCAGTTGCCTCATCATCGTCTAATTAATTCCAATTACGGTGGCAAAACCAACCAGACCGATAGCTCTACCATTCAGGTCTGCACAATTCCAACCAGTACGGGAGCAATGGAtaattgcatgctgcgtgattgcAAGAGAAG GAAGAATGAAGAACCAATTAGTGGTACAAATAGAGTTGGAGAAACTTTTACAGAGCCTCAATCGTTGATTCAAACCTCTGCAGAATCTAACATCTCCGGAGATGGCTATCACTGGAGAAAATATGGACAAAAAGTAGTGAAAGGCAATAGTTATCCGAG AAGTTATTACAAATGCACAGCCCCAAAGTGCAATGTGCGCAAGTATACCGAGAGGGCTTCGGATAATTCCAACTATATCGTGACGACATACGAGGGAAAGCATGATCACGAGATGCCAATGAAGAGGACCAATTCGGTTGTGACTAACACTGAAACACCGCCTTCTTGA
- the LOC121967687 gene encoding WRKY transcription factor 44-like isoform X1, protein MFDLQVDVEMQDAKSSQISKPVASRPSRGFRSVPELPTSSSASLAEKPIASKPKATRFRAASSDSAAIAFSLMDDDTSATEMTRTNILVKPTAKSVSRATASLLSSLGNTDSTQQPPVANDQFVEQELKQTLEASNSMRQSQELDARIQQPAGQDRQSYDGYNWRKYGQKQVKGSEYPRSYYKCTYPTCQVKKKVERSFDGQIAEIVYKGEHNHPKPQPQPPRRVAPGLQEQAFAAVAADENSRETGNLSWSSSLLEVNPKELSMAPNFCAQVQLPHHRLINSNYGGKTNQTDSSTIQVCTIPTSTGAMDNCMLRDCKRRKNEEPISGTNRVGETFTEPQSLIQTSAESNISGDGYHWRKYGQKVVKGNSYPRSYYKCTAPKCNVRKYTERASDNSNYIVTTYEGKHDHEMPMKRTNSVVTNTETPPS, encoded by the exons ATGTTT GATTTGCAGGTTGATGTAGAAATGCAAGATGCGAAGAGTAGTCAGATCTCGAAACCAGTGGCGTCGAGGCCTTCTCGCGGCTTTAGGTCCGTCCCTGAGCTCCCGACGAGTTCTTCTGCGTCCCTTGCTGAAAAACCAATCGCCAGTAAACCAAAAGCTACCAGATTTAGAGCTGCATCCAGTGACTCGGCAGCCATAGCCTTCTCGCTGATG GATGATGATACGTCGGCAACGGAGATGACGAGAACAAATATCCTGGTCAAGCCCACGGCAAAATCGGTTTCCCGTGCCACTGCTTCTCTCTTGTCGAGCCTG GGAAACACTGATTCCACTCAGCAGCCACCAGTTGCGAACGACCAATTTGTGGAGCAAGAATTGAAGCAGACGTTAGAGGCCTCAAACTCGATGCGACAGAGCCAAGAACTCGACGCGAGAATTCAACAGCCGGCAGGGCAAGATCGGCAATCGTACGATGGCTATAACTGGAGAAAGTATGGGCAAAAGCAGGTGAAAGGCAGCGAGTATCCGCGAAGCTACTACAAGTGCACATATCCCACATGCCAAGTCAAAAAGAAAGTCGAGAGGTCGTTTGACGGGCAGATCGCCGAGATTGTGTACAAGGGCGAGCACAACCACCCGAAGCCTCAGCCTCAGCCTCCAAGGCGAGTCGCGCCGGGTTTACAAGAGCAGGCTTTTGCCGCCGTCGCCGCCGACGAGAACAGTAGAGAGACGGGCAATCTGTCATGGAGCAGCTCCCTgttggaggtcaaccccaaggaATTGTCCATGGCACCGAACTTCTGTGCGCAGGTGCAGTTGCCTCATCATCGTCTAATTAATTCCAATTACGGTGGCAAAACCAACCAGACCGATAGCTCTACCATTCAGGTCTGCACAATTCCAACCAGTACGGGAGCAATGGAtaattgcatgctgcgtgattgcAAGAGAAG GAAGAATGAAGAACCAATTAGTGGTACAAATAGAGTTGGAGAAACTTTTACAGAGCCTCAATCGTTGATTCAAACCTCTGCAGAATCTAACATCTCCGGAGATGGCTATCACTGGAGAAAATATGGACAAAAAGTAGTGAAAGGCAATAGTTATCCGAG AAGTTATTACAAATGCACAGCCCCAAAGTGCAATGTGCGCAAGTATACCGAGAGGGCTTCGGATAATTCCAACTATATCGTGACGACATACGAGGGAAAGCATGATCACGAGATGCCAATGAAGAGGACCAATTCGGTTGTGACTAACACTGAAACACCGCCTTCTTGA